The DNA window TCACATTGCGTTGAGAAGAAGCATTATTTGACACAATCCCTGAACTCACTGCATCAGTGACAAGGGTGAAAACAACAGGAATTTCAGTAATATATTTTTCAGGATTGGCTTTTAAGTCTTTTTCTTTACCCACTAATCCTAAAGTCACAGGGGTAGAGACTGCATAAACTAAGTCAGGTTTAACACGCTTGATTTCGGCAATCACTTCAGGAAATTTACTACTATCTCTATCCATATCTTTCAGCGTAAATGTCACTGGGATACGGTTATTTTTAAAATATTCTCGAAAGCCAACATCGACTTCTGTTTCTCCACGCCACACCACCATATAAATATGAAAAGGGGATTGCGTGTCTGCCGCATATAACGGCAAATTCATCCATAAACATAAAATACAAACAACGCTCTTTATGCTGTTCATGGTGTTACTACCGTATCGATATCTGTTTTCGTGGCTTTAGGGGTTGTTCCTAATACTAAAAAAGCAAGGGTAAATAAGCAGGAACTGACTAAAATCCAAAGACCAATGCCAACAATAGCCCCTGTATAACCATATAAGCCGACAAAAATAGCTGCAACTAATGAGCCTGCAACTGCGCCCATGCGTTCAATTAAACGGAAAAAACTAATGACAGTTGCTTGTCCTAAACGTTGTGTTTCAGCGGGACAAATATCGGGAACTAACGCCAATTGTGGCGATAAGCTGATAGCGTGTGCAATGCCTAAAAGCGTGACGCTGATAACAATCGCAAGTGTACTTTGCCAATATAAAATGAGCAGAATCCCAATAGCACCAATAAATCCGCCAATGCTGACAAATAAGCGTTTTTGCTTCCAACGGTCAGCTAAGGTTGCAGACAATGGAGAAATCAGAATCGCCGCAATGCCGTATAACATCAGCACACGCCCAATTGTCGCCTGATTATTATCTAAGGAATGCAAATATAACGGCACTAAAAAGAAGATAAATCCTGTTAACGCAAATTTTGTCGGAAAAGCACTTAAAAATGAAAGTACCACAAAACGAACATTTTTAAAGAGAATAAATAATTCCCACATACTTGCAGGCTTTGCCCGCTTACTCGTTTCTTTGTTGCCCACTTCATCTTTTAAGAATAGATAAACCATGATGCCTGCAGGCACAGATAGAAAAGCAGACATGATAAATACTGCGCGGAAGCCAATTTGATCAGCCAAAATCCCGCCAATAGGGGGGCCACACATGGATGCTGCCATTACTGCCCCGACAAACATTGCTACCCCTTGCGAGCGATTCACCGATGTCGTGTTATTAGCAATGTAACCCTGACAGGCAATAAACATCATGCCGTAACCAAACGCAGAAAAACTGCGCCAGAATAAGAGGTCATACAGATTAAATGCCAGACTTGTACCAATAAAGCCGATAGTACTTGGAATCAAACCAATGAGAAAAATACGACGACTACCGTAATAATCACACCAACGCCCAGACAGGGGCATCGCAACGGCAACCAAGAGCATAAAGAGGGAAATTGGTAAACCAATCACTATATCTTGTGATAATCCAATAATTGGTGCATATAATTCACGAACATAAATCGGAAAGAATGAGCGGGATAACTCCTCCGCAAGCATAAATAAAAACACGGGAATACGAATATTAATTAAATTTTTTTCTGAAACTTTATAAGGTTCATTACCGCTTATGGTGTAACGTTCTCTAAACAAAGTAACAAGGCGTAAAGCCTCCATACTTTTATCTTTTAATTTATCCAGTTGTGTTGAAACTGCTTGATATTGCAAATTAATTTTTTGGATTAACTGATTGAATGCACTAACAAAACGCCCAATTTCATCTTGTGACTGATTCGCAATGGTATAGCTAAAATTACCATAGCGAGCACGAACTAAGACGTTATTAATTAAACGAATTGGTGTAGAAATATTTAATGTAATCAAGAATAAAAGTAATTCAAATGTGATTAACAGCGATACTAATAAAACAATGAGTATATCGTAAGTAATTTCTTCTAAACTCCGCTGTACTAATTTCTGGTCAACCCCTAGATGTAGCACACCAATTAACTGCTCATCTCCCCATAATGGCATGGTTGTATTATAAAAATTGTCAAATAAAGAAATTTGGCTACTTTCATGCCGTTTAGATAAATTTGGGGCAAGCTGATGAAAATAATTACGTAACTTATCATCTACTGTACCCACACTATACAAGGTTTCCCCTGTAGAATTAGTCAACGCAATATATTGAATATCAGGATGGTCAGAAATTACTTTTGTAAAAAGCGCGTTCACGCCCTCTAAATTTTCAAAAGGCACACCATAATGAATAGTACGCAATAACACCTGATTAATGGTATTACCTACAGCAACTGATTTTTTATTAATTTCAGGCATTAACTCATTTTCAAAGGCTTGCAAAGCAAAATAAGAAATGCCCGCTGAAGATAAAATTAATAAGATAATAGAGAATGTGAATAAACGATTACGTATTTTTTTCGCATATCCCGTGCTTTCTACTAAAGGTTGTTCCGTCATACGACATCCTCAACCGTTTTAATGGCTTGTTGTGCTTGTTTGAGTGTTGTCAATGCTGCTTGGCTTTTATCTCTAAACTCATAAACATGTTGTTCTAGCTCTGTGAGTTGTTGGGGATTAACAAGCATTTCATTGGGTAAATTTGGCTCATCTATCACTTTTTGTAAAGAAGCACTCATTTTTGCAAAACTACGGGTAATTTCACGGAAAAATAAGAAAACTATCAAAATAGTTAAAATGCCAAAACTAACAACCGTAATTAAAAAAATCTTAGTTAATTCTATAAACATACTATGTACTTTGCTTTGATGATACGCTTTAGAAGAACGCAAAGTAACGCCACCGACATTTTTACCAAAGTTATTCGTTAAAGGTACACCCACCACGAAGGCATCTTGATCTGTTAATGTCCAAAAATTTTCTTTTGCAGTTAAGCGATTTTGAACTTTAAGCCAATCTTCTGGCACAAGCTCAGTATTATTAACCGTCATTGTGCTAAATAAGCGTTTACCTGTTTGGTCAAAAATATCAATAGAAAAAATTTGTTCATCTTGTCGTGCAATCCGCTCAATAATCGTCTGGGCATTATTCAACTCAGTCAGCGATAATCCTAAGTTAATACTATTTTCTAACGTATTTTTTAAATCTAATACCACCACCACAAAACGGGATTGTACAAGGCTAGAAAAGGTTTTTTCATACTTGAAATAATTCAGCAAGCTAATCATGCCTAACGCAAATGATAATAGCAGGATGATAGTAAATGAAATTTTAAGGGTAAGGTTAAGGCGCATAAGACAAATTTAGATCAACATGAGTGAAATAGAATTATTTTTATAGTATAGGCTAATTAACTAATTTTATTATAATTTTAATATGTACTTTTATTATTTTAAGCGAATTAAACGAAATCCACCACTGTGGCTATTATCATTCGGGGGCATTGCAAAACGTGCGGCTGCTCGTAAAAAGGTCGGACGATAATTCCATGCACCACCGCGAACGGTGACAAATGGGCTAGAGGCTGTTGCCGTGCAATTTTTTTCAAGTGGTGTGTAATTAGGGGTATAAACAGAACAGGTCCATTCCCAAACATTGCCTGCTATATCATAAAGACCGAATGGATTTGCTCGAA is part of the Beggiatoa alba B18LD genome and encodes:
- a CDS encoding MFS transporter is translated as MTEQPLVESTGYAKKIRNRLFTFSIILLILSSAGISYFALQAFENELMPEINKKSVAVGNTINQVLLRTIHYGVPFENLEGVNALFTKVISDHPDIQYIALTNSTGETLYSVGTVDDKLRNYFHQLAPNLSKRHESSQISLFDNFYNTTMPLWGDEQLIGVLHLGVDQKLVQRSLEEITYDILIVLLVSLLITFELLLFLITLNISTPIRLINNVLVRARYGNFSYTIANQSQDEIGRFVSAFNQLIQKINLQYQAVSTQLDKLKDKSMEALRLVTLFRERYTISGNEPYKVSEKNLINIRIPVFLFMLAEELSRSFFPIYVRELYAPIIGLSQDIVIGLPISLFMLLVAVAMPLSGRWCDYYGSRRIFLIGLIPSTIGFIGTSLAFNLYDLLFWRSFSAFGYGMMFIACQGYIANNTTSVNRSQGVAMFVGAVMAASMCGPPIGGILADQIGFRAVFIMSAFLSVPAGIMVYLFLKDEVGNKETSKRAKPASMWELFILFKNVRFVVLSFLSAFPTKFALTGFIFFLVPLYLHSLDNNQATIGRVLMLYGIAAILISPLSATLADRWKQKRLFVSIGGFIGAIGILLILYWQSTLAIVISVTLLGIAHAISLSPQLALVPDICPAETQRLGQATVISFFRLIERMGAVAGSLVAAIFVGLYGYTGAIVGIGLWILVSSCLFTLAFLVLGTTPKATKTDIDTVVTP